The Megachile rotundata isolate GNS110a chromosome 3, iyMegRotu1, whole genome shotgun sequence genome includes a window with the following:
- the ais gene encoding DExD-box helicase 52 isoform X1, translating to MDAYELFRKLSTGVKFDKKRFQSDAERFQVLFNLVKKQSENVVKTENNSTEALNNMNYPMMPMKRKHDDIEEDTKDAGELILVDGMSVPKNGNKVKSKKSKAPITEEKQLKLEQEKINQFRNQHRINVTGSRVPEPISEFSELSKNYGVSEQLLNNVITCGYVQPTPIQMQAIPVMLQSRQVLACAPTGSGKTAAFLLPIIHHLGGPQKKGFRAVILCPTRELAKQTYRECLRLSEGYDFRVHIISKINQALTAYGPKSSQKFDILITTPRRIIFLLSQDPPAISFKNVEWLIVDEADKLFEDGTRCFRDQMETISKACTNENLRRAMFSATNTPVVTKWCRHNLKGLVTITVGHRNAATDSVEQELLFVGEEGGKLVALRNIIQKGVLPPVLVFVQSKERAQELFNELIYDGINVDVIHADRTQTQRDNVVRCFREGKIWVLICTELMARGIDFKGVNLVINYDFPPSVISYVHRIGRTGRAGHKGKAITFFTKQDTVNLRSIAVVMRQSGCDVPDYMLAMKKHNKKEKRQLERRAPTREKISTIPKFKRTHNKEKTGKVDTKSRKPKQNELKNKKKKIKKSNGEKVEDKEN from the exons ATGGACGCTTATGAACTTTTTCGAAAGCTCTCTACCGGTGTCAAGTTTGACAAGAAACGTTTTCAAAGTGATGCAGAAAGGTTTCAGGTACTCTTCAAT TTGGTCAAAAAACAATCTGAAAATGTTGTTAAAACTGAAAACAACAGTACCGAAGCATTGAATAATATGAACTATCCAATGATGCCAATGAAAAGAAAGCATGATGATATTGAAGAAGATACAAAAGATGCTGGTGAATTAATATTAGTTGATGGAATGTCTGTTCCTAAAAATGGAAATAAAGTTAAATCTAAGAAAAGTAAAGCACCTATAACAGAAGAGAAACAGTTGAAATTAGAACAGGAAAAG ATTAATCAATTTCGCAATCAACATCGCATAAACGTTACAGGTAGTAGAGTACCTGAAcctatttcagaatttagtgAATTATCAAAGAATTATGGTGTATCTGagcaattattaaataatgttataaCTTGTGGATATGTACAACCAACACCAATTCAGATGCAAGCCATACCTGTTATGCTGCAG AGTAGGCAAGTATTAGCTTGTGCACCAACAGGATCTGGAAAAACAGCTGCATTTTTGTTACCCATAATTCATCACTTAGGTGGGCCACAGAAAAAGGGATTTAGAGCTGTTATACTATGTCCAACAAGAGAATTAGCAAAACAAACATATAGAGAATGTTTGCGTCTTAGTGAAGGTTATGATTTTAGAGTTcatattataagtaaaataaatcaAGCATTAACAGCTTATGGTCCCAAAAGTTCACAAAAATTTG atatattaaTAACTACACCAAGGagaataatatttctattaagtCAAGACCCACCAGCTATTTCTTTCAAGAA TGTTGAATGGCTAATTGTGGATGAAGCAGACAAACTTTTTGAAGATGGAACACGATGCTTTAGAGATCAGATGGAAACAATTTCAAAAGCATGCACAAATGAAAACTTACGTAGGGCAATGTTTAGTGCCACCAATACTCCTGTAGTAACAAAATGGTGTCGACATAACTTGAAAGGTCTTGTTACAATTACAGTTGGTCACAG AAATGCTGCAACTGATTCAGTAGAACAAGAACTTTTATTTGTTGGAGAAGAAGGGGGAAAACTTGTAGCACTTAGAAATATTATTCAGAAg GGAGTATTACCGCCTGTATTGGTGTTTGTACAGAGTAAAGAAAGAGCTCAAGAATTATTTAATGAATTGATATATGATGGAATTAATGTTGATGTTATTCATGCTGACAGAACACAGACACAG CGAGACAATGTTGTTCGTTGTTTTAGAGAAGGAAAGATATGGGTATTGATCTGTACAGAATTAATGGCTAGAGGTATTGATTTTAAAGGTGTAAATCTTGTTATAAATTACGATTTTCCACCGTCAGTTATTTCTTACGTTCACAGAATTG GTCGTACCGGTAGAGCGGGACATAAAGGAAAAGCAATCACGTTTTTCACTAAACAAGATActgtaaatttgagaag TATAGCTGTTGTTATGCGACAATCTGGTTGTGATGTTCCTGATTATATGTTGGCTATGaaaaaacataataaaaaagaaaaacgacaACTTGAACGTAGAGCCCCTACTAGAGAAAAAATATCTACCATACCAAAATTTAAACGAACGCATAACAAAGAAAAAACAGG aaAAGTTGATACAAAATCTCGTAAACCAAagcaaaatgaattaaaaaataaaaagaaaaaaattaagaaaagtaATGGAGAGAAAGTAGAGGATAAAGAGAACTGA
- the hfw gene encoding leucine-rich repeat domain-containing protein hfw isoform X2 codes for MKMQWFAIMMCLYAGVASARTEEDQQTSSSTAITGISGGLLEQCFYKPPSECPNVKTTGCLCEKIVLVHNNPEGNAVLCCNLDMQNFESELSCAGFPSNISYIHIRNATLDVFDVSEVRWRRLKSLAITDGRINRVKGQFRMMTPTLQTECPKGDTWQCQCNFRRLDIVEGKPPTLAVNVDCSGIQITELPEKLPRNTIALNVSYNNITALDDLSTNPCYEDIREFYADYNNISSINKLEGSKFLDNYAFLSLRYNKIKSLPTYILSPNTHDKSFISSRFVKLGGNELHCDCNTAKYLKVWLQTRILDSDEVLCENVKEKVIDLEPSKMCVYPGDWTDYIYYIIATEVVLLISLIAKVSYDYWIFKTAGYLPWPANKMPKLPCDWLCET; via the exons ATGAAG atGCAGTGGTTTGCCATAATGATGTGCTTGTATGCGGGGGTAGCAAGTGCAAGGACGGAAGAAGACCAACAAACATCTTCATCGACTGCTATTACTGGAATATCTGGAGGTCTTTTAGAACAGTGTTTCTACAAGCCTCCTAGTGAATGTCCTAATGTTAAAACAACTGGATGTTTGTGTGAAAAGATTGTTCTTGTTCACAATAATCCTGAAGGAAATGCAGTACTTTGTTGTAATTTGGACATGCAAAATTTTGAATCTGAACTTTCTTGTGCag GATTTCCATCAAATATatcttatatacatataagaaaTGCAACACTAGATGTATTTGATGTAAGTGAAGTTCGATGGAGAAGATTAAAATCACTTGCAATTACTGATGGAAGAATTAATCGAGTGAAAGGACAATTCCGAATGATGACACCAACG TTGCAAACAGAATGTCCTAAAGGAGATACTTGGCAGTGTCAATGTAATTTTAGAAGATTAGATATTGTTGAAGGTAAACCACCGACTTTGGCGGTGAATGTAGATTGCAGCGGAATTCAAATCACTGAATTACCCGAGAAATTACCTCGCAATACTATAGCACTGAatgtatcatacaataac ATTACTGCATTAGATGATCTCAGTACCAATCCATGTTACGAAGATATACGAGAATTTTATGCAGACTACAATAATATATCATCAATAAATAAACTGGAAGGTTCAAAATTTTTAGACAATTATGCTTTCCTTAGTCTGCGATACAACAAAATTAAATCT CTTCCAACATACATTTTGAGCCCTAATACTCACGACAAAAGTTTTATTAGCTCCCGTTTCGTCAAATTAGGAGGAAACGAACTACACTGTGATTGTAATACAGCTAAGTATTTAAAG GTATGGTTACAAACTCGCATATTAGATTCAGATGAAGTGCTGTGCGAAAATGTGAAGGAAAAGGTTATCGATTTAGAACCTTCAAAAATGTGTGTTTACCCGGGTGATTGGAcagattatatttattatataattgctaCGGAAGTCGTACTTTTAATAAGTCTGATAGCTAAAGTATCTTACGATTACTGGATCTTTAAAACAGCAGGATATCTTCCATGGCCAGCAAATAAAATGCCAAAATTACCCTGTGATTGGTTATGTGAGACTTAA
- the hfw gene encoding leucine-rich repeat domain-containing protein hfw isoform X1, which yields MKMQWFAIMMCLYAGVASARTEEDQQTSSSTAITGISGGLLEQCFYKPPSECPNVKTTGCLCEKIVLVHNNPEGNAVLCCNLDMQNFESELSCAGFPSNISYIHIRNATLDVFDVSEVRWRRLKSLAITDGRINRVKGQFRMMTPTVCLNLSNNALIEVENNSLTRLAQLTTLDLSYNNLTHLPALNTMNGREFWLDISGTNTLWCHDIYQYINKTGEKQINFNRENETVCSASKTWHWFNTTEQVPLKQVRYLSLLQTECPKGDTWQCQCNFRRLDIVEGKPPTLAVNVDCSGIQITELPEKLPRNTIALNVSYNNITALDDLSTNPCYEDIREFYADYNNISSINKLEGSKFLDNYAFLSLRYNKIKSLPTYILSPNTHDKSFISSRFVKLGGNELHCDCNTAKYLKVWLQTRILDSDEVLCENVKEKVIDLEPSKMCVYPGDWTDYIYYIIATEVVLLISLIAKVSYDYWIFKTAGYLPWPANKMPKLPCDWLCET from the exons ATGAAG atGCAGTGGTTTGCCATAATGATGTGCTTGTATGCGGGGGTAGCAAGTGCAAGGACGGAAGAAGACCAACAAACATCTTCATCGACTGCTATTACTGGAATATCTGGAGGTCTTTTAGAACAGTGTTTCTACAAGCCTCCTAGTGAATGTCCTAATGTTAAAACAACTGGATGTTTGTGTGAAAAGATTGTTCTTGTTCACAATAATCCTGAAGGAAATGCAGTACTTTGTTGTAATTTGGACATGCAAAATTTTGAATCTGAACTTTCTTGTGCag GATTTCCATCAAATATatcttatatacatataagaaaTGCAACACTAGATGTATTTGATGTAAGTGAAGTTCGATGGAGAAGATTAAAATCACTTGCAATTACTGATGGAAGAATTAATCGAGTGAAAGGACAATTCCGAATGATGACACCAACGGTATGTTTAAATCTTTCAAATAATGCTCTTATTGAAGTAGAAAACAATTCTCTCACTCGATTAGCTCAACTTACTACTTTGGATTTATCTTACAATAATCTTACACATTTACCGGCTCTAAATACAATGAATGGTCGTGAATTTTGGCTTGATATTTCAG GAACAAATACACTCTGGTGTCATGATATCTatcaatacattaataaaacaGGAGAAaagcaaataaattttaatcgtGAAAATGAAACTGTATGTTCAGCTAGTAAGACTTGGCATTGGTTCAATACTACAGAACAAGTACCTTTGAAACAAGTTCGATATCTAAGTTTG TTGCAAACAGAATGTCCTAAAGGAGATACTTGGCAGTGTCAATGTAATTTTAGAAGATTAGATATTGTTGAAGGTAAACCACCGACTTTGGCGGTGAATGTAGATTGCAGCGGAATTCAAATCACTGAATTACCCGAGAAATTACCTCGCAATACTATAGCACTGAatgtatcatacaataac ATTACTGCATTAGATGATCTCAGTACCAATCCATGTTACGAAGATATACGAGAATTTTATGCAGACTACAATAATATATCATCAATAAATAAACTGGAAGGTTCAAAATTTTTAGACAATTATGCTTTCCTTAGTCTGCGATACAACAAAATTAAATCT CTTCCAACATACATTTTGAGCCCTAATACTCACGACAAAAGTTTTATTAGCTCCCGTTTCGTCAAATTAGGAGGAAACGAACTACACTGTGATTGTAATACAGCTAAGTATTTAAAG GTATGGTTACAAACTCGCATATTAGATTCAGATGAAGTGCTGTGCGAAAATGTGAAGGAAAAGGTTATCGATTTAGAACCTTCAAAAATGTGTGTTTACCCGGGTGATTGGAcagattatatttattatataattgctaCGGAAGTCGTACTTTTAATAAGTCTGATAGCTAAAGTATCTTACGATTACTGGATCTTTAAAACAGCAGGATATCTTCCATGGCCAGCAAATAAAATGCCAAAATTACCCTGTGATTGGTTATGTGAGACTTAA
- the LOC143263927 gene encoding arf-GAP with dual PH domain-containing protein 1 isoform X2 → MKMADPEWASYNIGIFVCTRCAGIHRSMGAHISKVKHLKLDRWEDSQVNRIREVGNVAARLHYEERVPPCYRRPSPDAPQVLVEQWIRAKYEREEFCHPERQNHYVSGFMEGFLMKRGKEDSRYHPRKFVLCEAEDTLKYHVKENKEPKAVLRISELNVAFAPPKTGNQNSLQISFMKDGTTRHIYVYHEDPEVITNWYLAIRCAKLHRLQVAYPGATEAELLSQLTRDFPREGFLWKTGPRHTDAYKKRWFTLDGRKLMYHDDPMDAHPKGEIFLGHSSDGFAVRTGVPPGAKDQGFSFTLETPDRTYLLSAQSDDDRTQWMNVIQKVIDKPLTPQDATVAARLIRKRTASGTMNIFSSTR, encoded by the exons ATGAAGATGGctg ATCCAGAATGGGCTTCGTATAACATAGGTATATTTGTGTGCACAAGATGTGCTGGTATACATAGGTCTATGGGTGCACACATCTCTAaagttaaacatttaaaattggACAGATGGGAGGATTCACAAGTAAATAGAATTAGGGAAGTCGGTAATGTTGCAGCTAGACTGCATTATGAAGAACGTGTACCTCCATGTTACCGCAGACCAAGCCCAGATGCACCACA AGTATTGGTGGAGCAATGGATAAGAGCAAAATATGAAAGGGAAGAATTTTGTCATCCAGAAAGGCAAAATCATTACGTGTCAGGGTTTATGGAAGGATTTCTGATGAAACGTGGCAAGGAAGATTCACGTTATCATCCTCGAAAGTTTGTTCTTTGCGAAGCAGAAGACACTTTAAAGTATCATGTTAAGGAAAATAAG GAACCCAAAGCTGTTCTTAGAATATCAGAATTAAATGTAGCATTTGCACCACCTAAAACTGGTAATCAAAATAGTCTACAAATATCGTTTATGAAGGACGGTACAACAAGACATATCTATGTATATCATGAAGACCCTGAAGTAATTACAAATTGGTATTTGGCAATAAGGTGTGCAAAGTTACACCGTTTACAAGTAGCATATCCGGGAGCAACCGAAGCTGAGTTACTCTCACAACTCACGCGAGATTTCCCCCGTGAAGGATTTTTATGGAAAACTGGTCCTAGACACACAGATGCCTACAAAAAAAGATGGTTCACGTTAGATGGACGAAAACTTATGTATCATGACGACCCTATG GATGCACATCCGAAGGGTGAAATTTTCTTGGGTCACAGTTCAGACGGTTTTGCAGTGAGAACAGGAGTTCCTCCTGGTGCAAAGGATCAAGGGTTTTCATTTACTCTTGAAACACCGGATAGAACTTACCTACTTTCTGCTCAAAGCGATGACGATAGAACGCAGTGGATGAATGTTATTCAAAAGGTGATAGATAAACCACTTACCCCACAGGATGCAACTG TGGCAGCACGTCTTATAAGAAAACGCACAGCTAGTGGAACAATGAATATATTTTCTTCTACGAGGTAG
- the ais gene encoding DExD-box helicase 52 isoform X2, with amino-acid sequence MDAYELFRKLSTGVKFDKKRFQSDAERFQLVKKQSENVVKTENNSTEALNNMNYPMMPMKRKHDDIEEDTKDAGELILVDGMSVPKNGNKVKSKKSKAPITEEKQLKLEQEKINQFRNQHRINVTGSRVPEPISEFSELSKNYGVSEQLLNNVITCGYVQPTPIQMQAIPVMLQSRQVLACAPTGSGKTAAFLLPIIHHLGGPQKKGFRAVILCPTRELAKQTYRECLRLSEGYDFRVHIISKINQALTAYGPKSSQKFDILITTPRRIIFLLSQDPPAISFKNVEWLIVDEADKLFEDGTRCFRDQMETISKACTNENLRRAMFSATNTPVVTKWCRHNLKGLVTITVGHRNAATDSVEQELLFVGEEGGKLVALRNIIQKGVLPPVLVFVQSKERAQELFNELIYDGINVDVIHADRTQTQRDNVVRCFREGKIWVLICTELMARGIDFKGVNLVINYDFPPSVISYVHRIGRTGRAGHKGKAITFFTKQDTVNLRSIAVVMRQSGCDVPDYMLAMKKHNKKEKRQLERRAPTREKISTIPKFKRTHNKEKTGKVDTKSRKPKQNELKNKKKKIKKSNGEKVEDKEN; translated from the exons ATGGACGCTTATGAACTTTTTCGAAAGCTCTCTACCGGTGTCAAGTTTGACAAGAAACGTTTTCAAAGTGATGCAGAAAGGTTTCAG TTGGTCAAAAAACAATCTGAAAATGTTGTTAAAACTGAAAACAACAGTACCGAAGCATTGAATAATATGAACTATCCAATGATGCCAATGAAAAGAAAGCATGATGATATTGAAGAAGATACAAAAGATGCTGGTGAATTAATATTAGTTGATGGAATGTCTGTTCCTAAAAATGGAAATAAAGTTAAATCTAAGAAAAGTAAAGCACCTATAACAGAAGAGAAACAGTTGAAATTAGAACAGGAAAAG ATTAATCAATTTCGCAATCAACATCGCATAAACGTTACAGGTAGTAGAGTACCTGAAcctatttcagaatttagtgAATTATCAAAGAATTATGGTGTATCTGagcaattattaaataatgttataaCTTGTGGATATGTACAACCAACACCAATTCAGATGCAAGCCATACCTGTTATGCTGCAG AGTAGGCAAGTATTAGCTTGTGCACCAACAGGATCTGGAAAAACAGCTGCATTTTTGTTACCCATAATTCATCACTTAGGTGGGCCACAGAAAAAGGGATTTAGAGCTGTTATACTATGTCCAACAAGAGAATTAGCAAAACAAACATATAGAGAATGTTTGCGTCTTAGTGAAGGTTATGATTTTAGAGTTcatattataagtaaaataaatcaAGCATTAACAGCTTATGGTCCCAAAAGTTCACAAAAATTTG atatattaaTAACTACACCAAGGagaataatatttctattaagtCAAGACCCACCAGCTATTTCTTTCAAGAA TGTTGAATGGCTAATTGTGGATGAAGCAGACAAACTTTTTGAAGATGGAACACGATGCTTTAGAGATCAGATGGAAACAATTTCAAAAGCATGCACAAATGAAAACTTACGTAGGGCAATGTTTAGTGCCACCAATACTCCTGTAGTAACAAAATGGTGTCGACATAACTTGAAAGGTCTTGTTACAATTACAGTTGGTCACAG AAATGCTGCAACTGATTCAGTAGAACAAGAACTTTTATTTGTTGGAGAAGAAGGGGGAAAACTTGTAGCACTTAGAAATATTATTCAGAAg GGAGTATTACCGCCTGTATTGGTGTTTGTACAGAGTAAAGAAAGAGCTCAAGAATTATTTAATGAATTGATATATGATGGAATTAATGTTGATGTTATTCATGCTGACAGAACACAGACACAG CGAGACAATGTTGTTCGTTGTTTTAGAGAAGGAAAGATATGGGTATTGATCTGTACAGAATTAATGGCTAGAGGTATTGATTTTAAAGGTGTAAATCTTGTTATAAATTACGATTTTCCACCGTCAGTTATTTCTTACGTTCACAGAATTG GTCGTACCGGTAGAGCGGGACATAAAGGAAAAGCAATCACGTTTTTCACTAAACAAGATActgtaaatttgagaag TATAGCTGTTGTTATGCGACAATCTGGTTGTGATGTTCCTGATTATATGTTGGCTATGaaaaaacataataaaaaagaaaaacgacaACTTGAACGTAGAGCCCCTACTAGAGAAAAAATATCTACCATACCAAAATTTAAACGAACGCATAACAAAGAAAAAACAGG aaAAGTTGATACAAAATCTCGTAAACCAAagcaaaatgaattaaaaaataaaaagaaaaaaattaagaaaagtaATGGAGAGAAAGTAGAGGATAAAGAGAACTGA
- the LOC143263927 gene encoding arf-GAP with dual PH domain-containing protein 1 isoform X1 has product MADLNEKLLAELLKKPGNNVCADCGAKNPEWASYNIGIFVCTRCAGIHRSMGAHISKVKHLKLDRWEDSQVNRIREVGNVAARLHYEERVPPCYRRPSPDAPQVLVEQWIRAKYEREEFCHPERQNHYVSGFMEGFLMKRGKEDSRYHPRKFVLCEAEDTLKYHVKENKEPKAVLRISELNVAFAPPKTGNQNSLQISFMKDGTTRHIYVYHEDPEVITNWYLAIRCAKLHRLQVAYPGATEAELLSQLTRDFPREGFLWKTGPRHTDAYKKRWFTLDGRKLMYHDDPMDAHPKGEIFLGHSSDGFAVRTGVPPGAKDQGFSFTLETPDRTYLLSAQSDDDRTQWMNVIQKVIDKPLTPQDATVAARLIRKRTASGTMNIFSSTR; this is encoded by the exons ATGGCGGACTTAAACGAGAAGTTGTTAGCAGAACTCCTCAAAAAACCTGGAAATAATGTATGTGCGGATTGTGGGGCAAAGA ATCCAGAATGGGCTTCGTATAACATAGGTATATTTGTGTGCACAAGATGTGCTGGTATACATAGGTCTATGGGTGCACACATCTCTAaagttaaacatttaaaattggACAGATGGGAGGATTCACAAGTAAATAGAATTAGGGAAGTCGGTAATGTTGCAGCTAGACTGCATTATGAAGAACGTGTACCTCCATGTTACCGCAGACCAAGCCCAGATGCACCACA AGTATTGGTGGAGCAATGGATAAGAGCAAAATATGAAAGGGAAGAATTTTGTCATCCAGAAAGGCAAAATCATTACGTGTCAGGGTTTATGGAAGGATTTCTGATGAAACGTGGCAAGGAAGATTCACGTTATCATCCTCGAAAGTTTGTTCTTTGCGAAGCAGAAGACACTTTAAAGTATCATGTTAAGGAAAATAAG GAACCCAAAGCTGTTCTTAGAATATCAGAATTAAATGTAGCATTTGCACCACCTAAAACTGGTAATCAAAATAGTCTACAAATATCGTTTATGAAGGACGGTACAACAAGACATATCTATGTATATCATGAAGACCCTGAAGTAATTACAAATTGGTATTTGGCAATAAGGTGTGCAAAGTTACACCGTTTACAAGTAGCATATCCGGGAGCAACCGAAGCTGAGTTACTCTCACAACTCACGCGAGATTTCCCCCGTGAAGGATTTTTATGGAAAACTGGTCCTAGACACACAGATGCCTACAAAAAAAGATGGTTCACGTTAGATGGACGAAAACTTATGTATCATGACGACCCTATG GATGCACATCCGAAGGGTGAAATTTTCTTGGGTCACAGTTCAGACGGTTTTGCAGTGAGAACAGGAGTTCCTCCTGGTGCAAAGGATCAAGGGTTTTCATTTACTCTTGAAACACCGGATAGAACTTACCTACTTTCTGCTCAAAGCGATGACGATAGAACGCAGTGGATGAATGTTATTCAAAAGGTGATAGATAAACCACTTACCCCACAGGATGCAACTG TGGCAGCACGTCTTATAAGAAAACGCACAGCTAGTGGAACAATGAATATATTTTCTTCTACGAGGTAG